In the genome of Kitasatospora cineracea, one region contains:
- a CDS encoding FKBP-type peptidyl-prolyl cis-trans isomerase, translating to MRRTACLLTVPLTVALLAGCSSSGGSGKSAATTPAASSASAAQVPSPVASASPMPEVSGEFGSKATITLPAGQQPSGQFVVSTVSEGSGAVVNKNDWVTVNYTVKDWTSGKDLSSSYDSGGKPQLYQPGSGQLVPAFDQSVVGKKTGSRVLVVAPPAAGFGSQGSSALGVGKDDTVVFVLDVMSAVPQDTTVPGDLTQPPAGAPQVKDNGKAAPTITVPSGQQPPTDLQQYVLVKGTGPEVKSGQTLVVQYTGVTWSDGKQFDSSWNHGGAQALQVGTGSLIKGWDQGLVGKNVGSRVLLVVPPSLGYGDQASGAIPANSTLVFVIDILEAV from the coding sequence ATGCGTCGAACCGCCTGCCTGCTCACCGTTCCCCTGACCGTCGCGCTGCTCGCCGGGTGCAGCAGTTCGGGCGGCTCCGGCAAGTCCGCCGCGACGACGCCGGCGGCCTCCTCGGCGTCCGCGGCGCAGGTGCCGAGCCCGGTGGCGTCCGCCTCGCCGATGCCGGAGGTCTCCGGCGAGTTCGGCTCGAAGGCGACGATCACGCTGCCCGCCGGGCAGCAGCCGTCCGGGCAGTTCGTGGTGAGCACCGTGAGCGAGGGCTCCGGGGCGGTGGTCAACAAGAACGACTGGGTGACCGTCAACTACACGGTCAAGGACTGGACCAGCGGCAAGGACCTGTCCAGCTCCTACGACTCCGGCGGCAAGCCGCAGCTCTACCAGCCGGGCAGCGGGCAGCTGGTGCCCGCCTTCGACCAGAGCGTGGTGGGGAAGAAGACCGGCAGCCGGGTGCTGGTGGTGGCCCCGCCGGCCGCCGGGTTCGGCAGCCAGGGCTCCAGCGCGCTGGGCGTCGGCAAGGACGACACCGTGGTGTTCGTGCTGGACGTGATGAGCGCGGTGCCGCAGGACACCACCGTCCCCGGCGACCTCACCCAGCCGCCCGCAGGCGCCCCGCAGGTGAAGGACAACGGCAAGGCCGCGCCGACCATCACCGTCCCCTCCGGCCAGCAGCCGCCCACCGACCTGCAGCAGTACGTGCTGGTCAAGGGCACCGGCCCGGAGGTGAAGAGCGGGCAGACCCTGGTGGTCCAGTACACCGGCGTGACCTGGTCGGACGGCAAGCAGTTCGACTCCTCGTGGAACCACGGCGGCGCGCAGGCCCTGCAGGTCGGCACCGGCAGCCTGATCAAGGGCTGGGACCAGGGGCTGGTCGGCAAAAACGTCGGCAGCCGGGTGCTGCTGGTCGTCCCGCCGTCGCTGGGCTACGGCGACCAGGCCAGCGGGGCGATCCCGGCGAACTCCACGCTGGTGTTCGTGATCGACATCCTGGAAGCCGTCTGA
- the prcB gene encoding proteasome subunit beta, with the protein MEANLSGTGRLPAAFLTPGSSSFLDFLDSHAPQLLPGRRPLPEGMTVEAPHGTTIVSAVFDGGVVLAGDRRATMGNVIAQRDIEKVFPADEYSAVGIAGTAGLAVEMVRLFQLELEHYEKIEGTVLSFEGKANRLTTMIRSNLAMAMQGLAVVPVFAGYDLDLGRGRIFTYDVTGGRSEERAGFAATGSGSVFARGSMKKLYRDGLTGEQAATLAVQALYDAADDDSATGGPDLARKIFPIVTLITEDGFRRLTEDEVSEIAVSITDQRREHPNGPQAPLL; encoded by the coding sequence GTGGAAGCCAACCTCAGTGGCACCGGGCGTCTGCCGGCCGCCTTCCTCACCCCCGGCTCCTCCTCGTTCCTCGACTTCCTCGACAGCCACGCGCCGCAGCTGCTCCCCGGCCGGCGCCCCCTCCCAGAGGGGATGACCGTCGAGGCGCCGCACGGCACCACCATCGTCTCCGCGGTCTTCGACGGCGGCGTGGTGCTGGCCGGCGACCGCCGCGCCACCATGGGCAACGTCATCGCCCAGCGGGACATCGAGAAGGTCTTCCCGGCGGACGAGTACAGCGCCGTCGGCATCGCCGGCACGGCCGGCCTGGCGGTCGAGATGGTCCGGCTGTTCCAGCTGGAGCTGGAGCACTACGAGAAGATCGAGGGCACCGTGCTCTCCTTCGAGGGCAAGGCCAACCGGCTCACCACGATGATCCGCTCCAACCTGGCGATGGCCATGCAGGGCCTCGCGGTCGTCCCGGTCTTCGCCGGCTACGACCTCGACCTCGGCCGGGGCCGGATCTTCACCTACGACGTCACCGGCGGCCGCTCCGAGGAGCGGGCCGGCTTCGCCGCCACCGGCTCGGGCTCGGTGTTCGCCCGCGGTTCGATGAAGAAGCTCTACCGGGACGGCCTCACCGGCGAGCAGGCCGCCACCCTCGCCGTCCAGGCGCTGTACGACGCCGCCGACGACGACTCCGCGACCGGCGGCCCCGACCTGGCCCGCAAGATCTTCCCGATCGTCACGCTGATCACCGAGGACGGCTTCCGCCGGCTCACCGAGGACGAGGTCTCCGAGATCGCGGTCTCCATCACCGACCAGCGCCGCGAGCACCCCAACGGGCCGCAGGCCCCGCTCCTCTGA
- a CDS encoding helix-turn-helix transcriptional regulator, with protein sequence MAIAKAERLMNLALCLMNTRRPLSKKELRESVEAYREAWQQGSEDAFNRMFERDKDDLRELGLIIDVDENALDGEVGYLARRDRNRLPEIALDAEEAAALALAARVWQQAKMSGAASGALQKLRAAGVPFAEEREHGALEPRIPGREAAFEPLLTAARDRRPVTFDYRKAGAATAGPRSVEPWALECWRGHWYLAGYDRDRGSARVFRLSRITGKVRSRAGAFTGEVPEHVDVRAVVARFAGEGATAVATVKVRSGAAYPVRQRALETRPVDADWDELDIPYGNGLGADLAEYGPDVIVIGPEDLRADVIDRLRAVAGLAEVSQ encoded by the coding sequence ATGGCGATCGCCAAGGCAGAGCGGCTGATGAACCTAGCCCTGTGCCTGATGAACACCCGGCGTCCGCTCTCCAAGAAAGAGCTGCGCGAGTCCGTCGAGGCGTACCGGGAGGCCTGGCAGCAGGGCTCCGAGGACGCCTTCAACCGGATGTTCGAGCGCGACAAGGACGACCTGCGGGAACTCGGCCTGATCATCGACGTGGACGAGAACGCGCTCGACGGCGAGGTCGGCTACCTCGCCCGCCGCGACCGCAACCGCCTCCCGGAGATCGCGCTGGACGCGGAGGAGGCCGCCGCGCTGGCGCTGGCCGCCCGGGTCTGGCAGCAGGCCAAGATGTCCGGCGCCGCCAGCGGCGCGCTGCAGAAGCTGCGCGCGGCCGGCGTCCCGTTCGCCGAGGAGCGCGAGCACGGCGCGCTGGAGCCGCGGATCCCCGGCCGGGAGGCCGCGTTCGAGCCGCTGCTCACCGCCGCCCGGGACCGCCGCCCGGTCACCTTCGACTACCGCAAGGCCGGCGCCGCCACCGCCGGGCCGCGCTCGGTGGAGCCCTGGGCGCTGGAGTGCTGGCGCGGCCACTGGTACCTGGCCGGCTACGACCGCGACCGCGGCTCGGCCCGGGTGTTCCGGCTCTCCCGGATCACCGGCAAGGTCCGCTCCCGGGCCGGCGCGTTCACCGGCGAGGTGCCCGAGCACGTGGACGTCCGGGCCGTGGTCGCCCGGTTCGCCGGCGAGGGCGCCACCGCGGTCGCCACCGTCAAGGTGCGCTCCGGCGCCGCCTACCCGGTGCGCCAGCGCGCCCTGGAGACCCGGCCGGTGGACGCCGACTGGGACGAGCTGGACATCCCGTACGGCAACGGCCTGGGCGCCGATCTGGCCGAGTACGGCCCCGACGTCATCGTGATCGGCCCCGAGGACCTGCGGGCCGACGTCATCGACCGGCTGCGCGCCGTCGCCGGCCTCGCGGAGGTTTCCCAGTGA
- the pafA gene encoding Pup--protein ligase — protein sequence MDRRIFGIENEYGVTCTFRGQRRLSPDEVARYLFRRVVSWGRSSNVFLKNGARLYLDVGSHPEYATPECDDVTELVTHDKSGERILEGLLVDAERRLHEEGIAGDVYLFKNNTDSAGNSYGCHENYLVARHGEFSRLADVLIPFLVTRQLICGAGKVLQTPRGAVYCVSQRAEHIWEGVSSATTRSRPIINTRDEPHADAERYRRLHVIVGDSNMSETTTLLKVGATDLVLRLIEAGVVMRDLTLENPIRAIREVSHDLTGTHQVRLANGREASALEIQEEYYTKALEFADRKGLNEGTVARVLDLWGRTLEAVRSEDLAKVGTEIDWIMKYQLIEKYRAKHQMTMSNPRVAQIDLAYHDIHRRRGLFYLLQKNGQAQRVTTDLLTFQGKSVPPQTTRARLRGDFIRRAQEQRRDFTVDWVHLKLNDQAQRTVLCKDPFRSVDERVEKLIAGM from the coding sequence ATGGACCGTCGAATTTTCGGGATCGAGAACGAGTACGGCGTCACCTGCACCTTCCGCGGCCAGCGCCGGCTGTCGCCGGACGAGGTGGCCCGCTACCTCTTCCGCCGGGTCGTCTCCTGGGGCCGCAGCAGCAACGTCTTCCTGAAGAACGGCGCCCGCCTCTACCTCGACGTCGGCTCCCACCCCGAGTACGCGACCCCCGAGTGCGACGACGTCACCGAGCTGGTCACCCACGACAAGTCCGGCGAGCGGATCCTCGAGGGGCTGCTGGTGGACGCCGAGCGGCGGCTGCACGAGGAGGGCATCGCCGGCGACGTCTACCTGTTCAAGAACAACACCGACTCGGCCGGGAACTCCTACGGCTGCCACGAGAACTACCTGGTGGCCCGGCACGGCGAGTTCTCCCGGCTGGCGGACGTGCTGATCCCGTTCCTGGTCACCCGGCAGTTGATCTGCGGCGCCGGCAAGGTGCTGCAGACCCCGCGCGGCGCGGTCTACTGCGTCAGCCAGCGTGCCGAGCACATCTGGGAAGGCGTCAGCTCGGCGACCACCCGCTCCCGGCCGATCATCAACACCCGGGACGAGCCGCACGCCGACGCCGAGCGCTACCGGCGGCTGCACGTCATCGTCGGCGACTCCAACATGTCGGAGACCACCACGCTGCTCAAGGTCGGCGCCACCGACCTGGTGCTGCGGCTGATCGAGGCCGGCGTGGTGATGCGCGACCTCACGCTGGAGAACCCGATCCGGGCGATCCGCGAGGTCAGCCACGACCTGACCGGCACCCACCAGGTCCGGCTCGCCAACGGCCGGGAGGCCTCCGCCCTGGAGATCCAGGAGGAGTACTACACCAAGGCGCTGGAGTTCGCCGACCGCAAGGGCCTCAACGAGGGCACCGTGGCCCGGGTGCTGGACCTGTGGGGCCGCACCCTGGAGGCGGTGCGCAGCGAGGACCTGGCCAAGGTCGGCACCGAGATCGACTGGATCATGAAGTACCAGCTGATCGAGAAGTACCGGGCCAAGCACCAGATGACCATGTCCAACCCGCGGGTCGCCCAGATCGACCTCGCCTACCACGACATCCACCGCCGCCGCGGCCTGTTCTACCTGCTGCAGAAGAACGGCCAGGCCCAGCGGGTCACGACCGACCTGCTGACCTTCCAGGGCAAGTCGGTGCCCCCGCAGACCACCCGGGCCCGGCTGCGCGGCGACTTCATCCGCCGCGCCCAGGAGCAGCGCCGCGACTTCACCGTCGACTGGGTGCACCTCAAGCTGAACGACCAGGCGCAGCGCACCGTGCTGTGCAAGGACCCGTTCCGCTCGGTGGACGAGCGGGTGGAGAAGCTGATCGCCGGGATGTGA
- the dop gene encoding depupylase/deamidase Dop produces MTVRRVMGIETEYGISVPGHPNANAMLTSSQIVNAYAAAMHRARRARWDFEEENPLRDARGFDLARDVADASQLTDEDIGLANVILTNGARFYVDHAHPEYSSPEVTNPRDAVLWDKAGERIMAEAAERALELPNGQRILLYKNNTDNKGASYGTHENYLMRRATPFADIVRHLTPFFVSRQVVCGAGRVGIGQEGGGHGFQISQRADYFEVEVGLETTLKRPIINTRDEPHADAEKYRRLHVIIGDANLSEISTYLKLGTTALVLSMIEDGFIAVDLAVDQPVRTLHRVSHDPDLKQLVQLRSGRKLTAVQLQLEYCELARKYVEDRYGQDADDQTMDVLARWEDVLGRLERDPMSLSRQLDWIAKKEILEGYRQRDALQWDSPRLQLVDLQYSDVRADKGLYNRLEARGRFDRLFTEEDVRRAVTQPPDDTRAYFRGRCLEQYADHVAAASWDSVIFDLPGHDSLQRVPTMEPLRGTRAHVKDLLDRCRTAEDLVRVLSGG; encoded by the coding sequence ATGACCGTACGGCGCGTGATGGGGATCGAGACCGAGTACGGCATCTCCGTGCCCGGCCACCCGAACGCCAACGCCATGCTCACCTCGTCCCAGATCGTCAACGCGTACGCCGCGGCGATGCACCGGGCGCGCCGCGCCCGCTGGGACTTCGAGGAGGAGAATCCGCTGCGCGACGCCCGGGGCTTCGACCTGGCCCGGGACGTGGCGGACGCCAGCCAGCTCACCGACGAGGACATCGGCCTGGCCAACGTCATCCTCACCAACGGCGCCCGGTTCTACGTCGACCACGCGCACCCCGAGTACTCCTCGCCCGAGGTCACCAACCCGCGCGACGCGGTGCTCTGGGACAAGGCCGGCGAGCGGATCATGGCGGAGGCGGCCGAGCGCGCCCTGGAACTGCCCAACGGGCAGCGGATCCTGCTCTACAAGAACAACACCGACAACAAGGGCGCCTCCTACGGCACCCACGAGAACTACCTGATGCGGCGGGCCACCCCGTTCGCCGACATCGTCCGCCACCTCACCCCGTTCTTCGTCTCCCGCCAGGTGGTGTGCGGGGCCGGCCGGGTGGGCATCGGGCAGGAGGGCGGCGGGCACGGCTTCCAGATCAGCCAGCGCGCCGACTACTTCGAGGTCGAGGTCGGCCTGGAGACCACCCTCAAGCGCCCCATCATCAACACCCGGGACGAGCCGCACGCCGACGCCGAGAAGTACCGCCGGCTGCACGTCATCATCGGCGACGCCAACCTCTCCGAGATCTCCACCTACCTCAAGCTCGGCACCACCGCGCTGGTCCTGTCGATGATCGAGGACGGCTTCATCGCCGTCGACCTCGCCGTCGACCAGCCGGTGCGCACCCTGCACCGGGTCTCCCACGACCCCGACCTCAAGCAGCTGGTCCAGCTGCGCAGCGGCCGCAAGCTGACCGCCGTCCAGCTCCAGCTGGAGTACTGCGAGCTGGCCCGCAAGTACGTCGAGGACCGCTACGGGCAGGACGCCGACGACCAGACCATGGACGTGCTGGCCCGCTGGGAGGACGTGCTGGGCCGCCTGGAGCGGGACCCGATGAGCCTGTCCCGGCAGCTCGACTGGATCGCCAAGAAGGAGATCCTGGAGGGCTACCGGCAGCGCGACGCCCTGCAGTGGGACAGCCCCCGGCTCCAGCTGGTCGACCTCCAGTACAGCGACGTGCGGGCCGACAAGGGCCTGTACAACCGGCTGGAGGCGCGCGGGCGGTTCGACCGGCTGTTCACCGAGGAGGACGTCCGCCGGGCCGTCACCCAGCCCCCCGACGACACCCGGGCCTACTTCCGCGGCCGCTGCCTGGAGCAGTACGCCGACCACGTGGCCGCGGCCTCCTGGGACTCCGTCATCTTCGACCTGCCCGGCCACGACAGCCTCCAGCGCGTCCCGACCATGGAGCCGCTGCGCGGCACCCGGGCGCACGTGAAGGACCTGCTGGACCGGTGCCGCACCGCCGAGGACCTGGTGCGCGTCCTCTCCGGCGGGTAA
- a CDS encoding FKBP-type peptidyl-prolyl cis-trans isomerase produces MSLTKPEIDFPGGDAPTELQIRDIVVGDGAEAKAGAVVEVHYVGVTFASGEEFDASWNRGQTFRFPLGGGRVIKGWDQGVEGMRVGGRRELVIPPHLAYGNQSPSPLIPAGSTLIFVVDLLGV; encoded by the coding sequence GTGAGCCTGACCAAGCCGGAGATCGACTTCCCGGGCGGCGACGCCCCGACCGAGCTCCAGATCCGCGACATCGTGGTCGGCGACGGCGCCGAGGCCAAGGCCGGCGCGGTCGTCGAGGTCCACTACGTGGGTGTCACCTTCGCCTCCGGCGAGGAGTTCGACGCCTCCTGGAACCGCGGCCAGACCTTCCGCTTCCCGCTGGGCGGCGGCCGGGTCATCAAGGGCTGGGACCAGGGCGTCGAGGGCATGCGCGTCGGCGGCCGCCGCGAGCTGGTCATCCCGCCGCACCTGGCGTACGGCAACCAGTCGCCGAGCCCGCTCATCCCGGCCGGCTCCACCCTGATCTTCGTGGTGGACCTGCTGGGCGTCTGA
- a CDS encoding twin-arginine translocase TatA/TatE family subunit produces MRLLSPGSLLLITVFAVLLFGGKRLPDAARALGRSLRILKSEGKALRREFDSGRQASAAPAPAPAARPAAEPDRVVKAAPGASRTDRAA; encoded by the coding sequence ATGCGTCTCCTTTCGCCCGGCTCGTTGCTGCTGATCACGGTGTTCGCGGTGCTGCTGTTCGGCGGCAAGCGGCTGCCGGACGCGGCGCGGGCGCTGGGCCGGTCGCTGCGGATCCTCAAGAGCGAGGGCAAGGCGCTGCGCCGGGAGTTCGACTCCGGCCGGCAGGCGTCGGCCGCCCCCGCCCCCGCCCCGGCCGCGCGGCCCGCCGCCGAACCGGACCGGGTGGTCAAGGCCGCCCCGGGCGCGTCCCGCACCGACCGGGCCGCCTGA
- a CDS encoding helix-turn-helix transcriptional regulator, with product MLSLVTYLRERPGAEVAEVARAFGITERELIGDLNVLPMCGTSFRGGDLLDIDTDGERIWWHNVDDVAQPLRLAADEATALLVAARAVAGLPGLRERDRQALTRAVAKIEDAAGESAESAARVGVTFEAEGTVFADIDRALSEGRLIWLRYWSHGRGELTEREVDPIRLVTEGHTYLEGWCRTSEDRRTFRLDRIAEIKVLDEPANPPRLQPRDLSAGLVAPTADDPEVVVEVGPGGRWVAEYYTHDSAEELPDGGLRITLRSAEPSGLRTLALRLGRDGRITAPARLAEQARTAALAALEHYRDGQV from the coding sequence ATGCTGTCGCTGGTCACCTACCTGCGCGAGCGGCCCGGGGCCGAAGTGGCCGAGGTGGCACGGGCGTTCGGGATCACCGAGCGGGAACTGATCGGCGACCTCAACGTGCTGCCGATGTGCGGCACCTCCTTCCGCGGCGGCGACCTGCTCGACATCGACACCGACGGCGAGCGGATCTGGTGGCACAACGTGGACGACGTCGCCCAGCCGCTGCGGCTGGCCGCCGACGAGGCCACCGCGCTGCTGGTCGCCGCCCGCGCGGTGGCCGGGCTGCCCGGGCTGCGCGAGCGCGACCGGCAGGCGCTCACCCGGGCCGTCGCCAAGATCGAGGACGCGGCCGGCGAGAGCGCCGAGTCCGCGGCCCGGGTCGGCGTCACCTTCGAGGCCGAGGGCACCGTCTTCGCCGACATCGACCGCGCGCTCAGCGAGGGCCGGCTGATCTGGCTGCGCTACTGGTCGCACGGCCGCGGTGAGCTGACCGAGCGCGAGGTCGACCCGATCCGGCTGGTCACCGAGGGCCACACCTACCTCGAGGGCTGGTGCCGCACCTCCGAGGACCGGCGCACCTTCCGGCTCGACCGGATCGCCGAGATCAAGGTGCTCGACGAGCCCGCCAACCCGCCCCGCCTGCAGCCCCGCGACCTGTCCGCCGGGCTGGTCGCCCCCACCGCCGACGACCCGGAGGTGGTGGTCGAGGTCGGCCCCGGCGGCCGCTGGGTCGCCGAGTACTACACCCACGACAGCGCCGAGGAACTCCCCGACGGCGGCCTGCGGATCACCCTGCGCTCCGCGGAGCCGTCCGGCCTGCGCACCCTGGCCCTGCGGCTGGGCCGGGACGGCCGGATCACCGCCCCCGCCCGGCTCGCCGAACAGGCCCGCACCGCCGCGCTGGCCGCGCTGGAGCACTACCGGGACGGACAGGTCTGA
- a CDS encoding FKBP-type peptidyl-prolyl cis-trans isomerase — MSEKASSPGEADNTGNKPSVDRESIVVPAEMLTQAGWAPPTAPASPDAKTEQAPQVFASNQRKVPLSEAGYDEDPGGVGRLGVILGSVLAVLLVASGVTMYYVNKDDSKPTAKADSASASPSASAPTQAPVPPIKDSAKVLPTVAGDFGSKATITLPKDAPDGTFVVKELSAGSGAKVEKGNWVSVDYTAMDWQTGKEIPGSYGEQNGKPQLYQAGGGSLIPALDNAVEGHKAGSRLMVVAPPGAAFGAQGNTQLGIAGTDSLVFVLDIRQATAPGAVLSGDVTAPPADFPQVKDNGTKPAEITPVKGAADPTELKSHVLIQGKGRKIESGEKVLVQYTGALYKDGKKFDSSLDRGQAFTFTTGAGSVIEGWDKGIVGQNIGSRVELVIPASLGYKDQASESIPANSTLVFVVDILDAGVGGSDG; from the coding sequence ATGTCTGAGAAAGCGTCGAGCCCGGGCGAGGCCGACAACACCGGGAACAAGCCTTCGGTGGACCGCGAGTCGATCGTCGTCCCCGCCGAGATGCTGACCCAGGCGGGCTGGGCCCCGCCCACCGCCCCCGCCAGTCCCGATGCCAAGACCGAGCAGGCACCGCAGGTCTTCGCGTCCAACCAGCGCAAGGTGCCGCTCTCCGAGGCGGGTTACGACGAGGACCCGGGCGGGGTGGGCCGGCTCGGGGTGATCCTGGGCTCGGTCCTGGCGGTGCTGCTGGTCGCGTCCGGGGTGACGATGTACTACGTCAACAAGGACGACAGCAAGCCGACCGCGAAGGCGGACTCGGCCTCGGCCAGCCCCAGCGCCTCGGCCCCGACCCAGGCGCCGGTGCCGCCGATCAAGGACAGCGCCAAGGTGCTGCCGACGGTCGCCGGAGACTTCGGCTCCAAGGCGACCATCACGCTGCCCAAGGACGCCCCGGACGGGACGTTCGTGGTCAAGGAGCTGTCCGCGGGCAGCGGCGCGAAGGTCGAGAAGGGCAACTGGGTCTCCGTCGACTACACGGCGATGGACTGGCAGACCGGCAAGGAGATCCCCGGCTCGTACGGGGAGCAGAACGGCAAGCCGCAGCTGTACCAGGCCGGCGGCGGGTCGCTGATCCCCGCGCTGGACAACGCCGTCGAGGGCCACAAGGCCGGCAGCCGGCTGATGGTGGTCGCCCCGCCCGGGGCCGCGTTCGGCGCGCAGGGCAACACCCAGCTGGGCATCGCCGGCACCGACAGCCTGGTCTTCGTGCTGGACATCCGGCAGGCCACCGCCCCGGGCGCGGTGCTCTCCGGTGACGTGACCGCGCCGCCCGCGGACTTCCCGCAGGTCAAGGACAACGGCACCAAGCCCGCCGAGATCACCCCGGTCAAGGGCGCGGCCGACCCGACCGAGCTGAAGAGCCACGTCCTGATCCAGGGCAAGGGCCGCAAGATCGAGTCCGGCGAGAAGGTGCTGGTCCAGTACACCGGCGCGCTGTACAAGGACGGCAAGAAGTTCGACTCCTCGCTCGACCGCGGGCAGGCGTTCACCTTCACCACCGGCGCCGGCAGCGTCATCGAGGGCTGGGACAAGGGCATCGTCGGCCAGAACATCGGCAGCCGGGTCGAACTGGTCATCCCCGCCTCGCTGGGCTACAAGGACCAGGCCAGCGAGAGCATCCCGGCCAACTCCACCCTGGTGTTCGTGGTCGACATCCTGGACGCCGGGGTCGGCGGCAGCGACGGCTGA
- a CDS encoding ubiquitin-like protein Pup, with translation MAEKDTGGGQQRANRSSEEVEEQAAETQASDELKERQEKLSDDVDSVLDEIDEVLESNAEDFVRGFVQKGGE, from the coding sequence ATGGCGGAGAAGGACACCGGCGGCGGCCAGCAGCGGGCCAACCGCTCCTCCGAGGAGGTCGAGGAGCAGGCCGCGGAAACGCAGGCTTCGGACGAGCTCAAGGAGCGCCAGGAAAAGCTCAGCGACGACGTCGACTCGGTACTCGACGAAATCGACGAGGTACTGGAATCCAACGCCGAGGATTTCGTGCGGGGATTCGTGCAGAAGGGCGGTGAGTGA
- the prcA gene encoding proteasome subunit alpha, whose product MSTPFYVSPQQAMADRAEYARKGIARGRSVVVLTYADGIVFVAENTSRALHKVSEIYDKIAFAAVGRYNEFENLRIGGVRYADLRGYSYDRADVTARGLANVYAQTLGTIFSSVGEKPYEVELIVAEVGRTDADDQIYRLTPDGSVVDEKNAVVVGGNADSIGSYLGQRHRAGLSLAEALKLAVDGLARDPNGGSPRTMTPEQLEVAVLDRKRPQQRKFKRILGGQLARLLSGDESAAAEDGNDEGADTE is encoded by the coding sequence GTGTCGACGCCGTTCTACGTCTCGCCCCAGCAGGCCATGGCGGACCGCGCGGAGTACGCCCGCAAGGGCATCGCCCGCGGCCGCAGCGTGGTCGTGCTCACCTACGCCGACGGCATCGTGTTCGTCGCGGAGAACACCTCACGGGCCCTGCACAAGGTCTCCGAGATCTACGACAAGATCGCCTTCGCCGCGGTCGGCCGCTACAACGAGTTCGAGAACCTGCGGATCGGCGGCGTCCGCTACGCCGACCTGCGCGGCTACTCCTACGACCGGGCCGACGTCACCGCCCGCGGCCTGGCCAACGTCTACGCCCAGACCCTGGGCACCATCTTCTCCTCGGTCGGGGAGAAGCCCTACGAGGTCGAGCTGATCGTCGCCGAGGTCGGCCGCACCGACGCCGACGACCAGATCTACCGGCTCACCCCCGACGGCTCGGTGGTGGACGAGAAGAACGCCGTGGTGGTCGGCGGCAACGCCGACTCCATCGGCAGCTACCTCGGCCAGCGCCACCGGGCCGGGCTGAGCCTGGCCGAGGCGCTCAAGCTGGCGGTCGACGGCCTGGCCCGCGACCCCAACGGCGGCAGCCCCCGCACCATGACGCCGGAGCAGCTGGAGGTCGCCGTACTGGACCGCAAGCGCCCCCAGCAGCGGAAGTTCAAGCGCATCCTGGGCGGCCAGCTGGCCCGGCTGCTCAGCGGCGACGAGTCGGCCGCCGCCGAGGACGGCAACGACGAGGGCGCCGACACCGAATGA